One window of Phycisphaeraceae bacterium genomic DNA carries:
- the rny gene encoding ribonuclease Y translates to MIIQTLSLEGGQLYGILGGVALVCVGVGVLIDKFIASQALASAKAKAAETIARAESDARVAAEKVRVEADKSLLERKATIEKEIEDTRNEVREAERRLQKREDLFDRKEEALTLKEQTLSRQADQLKSREQGMQTREAELDRVIQGQKDKLFQMTGLTPEQAKAELLVKVEEDARHDAAKIVRKFTEAAETEAKEKSREITLMAIQRYATEHTSESTVRTVAIPSDDMKGRIIGREGRNIRAIEKVTGADIIVDDTPGVIVVSCFDKIRQAVAVEALERLIADGRMHPTRIEEVVEKVKSEINEKVLKFGRDAVLEVNLRGLHPKVSEAMGKLAYRTSYGQNVLRHSIEVAYLCQVIADQLGLDGTIARRCGFLHDIGKAMDHEMEGGHPKIGMDFARQFGEKEPVLNAIGGHHADIPSTSFYTPIVMAADAVSSARPGARRESMEKYVQRLTELQDIALGFRGVNEAHAIQAGREVRVMVDANRVNDDEAYLIAHKIAKRVSEEMTFPGEIKVTVLRETRAIEVAR, encoded by the coding sequence GTGATCATCCAAACACTCTCGCTCGAAGGTGGGCAGCTCTACGGCATTCTCGGCGGCGTCGCCCTGGTTTGCGTCGGCGTCGGCGTCCTCATCGACAAGTTCATCGCTTCCCAGGCATTGGCGAGCGCCAAGGCCAAGGCCGCCGAGACCATCGCGCGGGCCGAATCCGACGCCCGCGTCGCCGCGGAAAAAGTCCGGGTGGAAGCGGACAAGTCGCTTCTCGAACGCAAGGCGACAATCGAGAAAGAGATCGAGGACACCCGGAACGAGGTGCGTGAGGCGGAGCGGAGGCTCCAGAAGCGCGAGGACCTCTTTGACCGCAAGGAGGAAGCCCTCACGCTCAAGGAGCAGACGCTTTCGCGCCAGGCCGATCAACTCAAATCGCGCGAACAGGGCATGCAGACGCGCGAGGCCGAGCTCGACCGCGTCATCCAGGGTCAGAAGGACAAGCTCTTCCAGATGACCGGGCTCACGCCGGAACAGGCCAAGGCCGAATTGCTCGTCAAAGTCGAAGAAGACGCGCGCCACGACGCCGCCAAGATCGTGCGCAAGTTCACCGAGGCCGCGGAAACCGAGGCCAAGGAGAAGTCGCGCGAGATCACGCTGATGGCGATCCAGCGCTACGCGACCGAGCACACGTCGGAGTCAACGGTGCGCACGGTCGCGATCCCGTCGGACGACATGAAGGGCCGCATCATCGGGCGCGAGGGCCGAAACATCCGCGCGATCGAGAAGGTGACCGGCGCCGACATCATCGTGGACGACACGCCCGGCGTGATCGTGGTCTCGTGCTTCGACAAGATCCGCCAGGCCGTCGCCGTGGAAGCGCTCGAACGGCTCATCGCCGACGGGCGCATGCACCCGACCCGCATCGAGGAAGTCGTCGAGAAGGTCAAGAGCGAGATCAACGAGAAGGTGCTCAAGTTCGGGCGCGACGCCGTGCTCGAGGTGAACCTGCGCGGGCTGCACCCGAAGGTGAGCGAGGCGATGGGCAAACTCGCTTATCGCACCTCGTACGGCCAGAATGTGCTGCGCCACTCGATCGAGGTCGCCTATCTCTGCCAGGTCATCGCCGATCAACTCGGGCTCGACGGCACGATCGCGCGGCGCTGCGGCTTCCTGCACGATATCGGCAAGGCGATGGATCACGAGATGGAGGGCGGCCACCCCAAGATCGGCATGGACTTCGCGCGCCAGTTCGGTGAGAAGGAGCCGGTGCTCAACGCGATCGGTGGCCACCACGCCGACATCCCGAGCACGAGCTTTTACACCCCCATCGTCATGGCTGCTGACGCAGTTTCTTCGGCGCGGCCCGGCGCCCGGCGCGAGAGCATGGAGAAGTACGTCCAGCGCCTCACGGAGCTGCAGGACATCGCGCTGGGTTTCCGCGGCGTCAACGAGGCGCACGCGATCCAGGCCGGGCGCGAAGTCCGCGTCATGGTCGATGCCAACCGCGTGAACGACGACGAGGCCTATCTGATTGCGCACAAGATTGCCAAGCGCGTGAGCGAAGAAATGACCTTCCCCGGCGAGATCAAAGTTACCGTTCTCCGCGAAACCCGGGCGATCGAAGTCGCACGATGA
- a CDS encoding prepilin-type N-terminal cleavage/methylation domain-containing protein translates to MLKDVFARKSRGSAGFTLIELLIVIAIIALLIGILLPALGEARRSGKLTICSSNLKQFGIANASFAGENKDRLLGPTYKSGDPKNTLLPGWDKNAGLYYQDDQEAFAFEVVYNIRVKTGMSDVDAPVPSNWIPFILYTHIAGVNYTGGQLPNTTAACPEDSWRNAIQRNWRDPASTGLPYPPSGENGDGSTGRPWRWPFSASYQFHQSHFGPSRQERRLRPDGQSALTAFPFPDPNGSGNTWKYDGEPSIKGVFGYNKTGDIRFPSQKTMMSDEYGRHFGRKTTYFAAPESRQPLAFYDGSVRIYQTSDTNPGWDQSSSSRRGGSANAMGLRLEYTVTQSDWDPQMSTYTDTDSSGHRKYKVAAGWFKYTRGGLFGWDTPRGVASGGAQNGKQAVLQNPGPSQKMTNVWENELDTSVGKW, encoded by the coding sequence ATGCTGAAGGACGTGTTCGCCCGCAAATCGCGTGGCTCCGCAGGCTTCACCCTCATCGAACTTTTGATCGTCATCGCGATCATTGCCCTTCTGATCGGCATCCTGTTGCCGGCGCTGGGCGAAGCACGCCGCAGCGGCAAGCTCACGATCTGCTCGAGCAATCTCAAGCAGTTCGGAATCGCGAATGCGAGCTTCGCCGGAGAAAACAAAGATCGCTTGCTCGGGCCAACCTACAAGTCCGGAGATCCGAAGAACACTTTGCTCCCGGGTTGGGATAAGAATGCCGGCTTGTATTATCAGGACGATCAAGAGGCCTTCGCGTTCGAGGTGGTGTACAACATCCGCGTGAAGACCGGCATGTCCGACGTGGACGCGCCTGTTCCGTCAAACTGGATTCCATTCATCCTTTACACGCATATCGCCGGGGTGAATTACACGGGTGGCCAATTGCCCAACACCACCGCCGCGTGCCCGGAAGATTCGTGGCGCAACGCAATCCAGCGCAATTGGAGAGATCCGGCGTCCACGGGACTTCCGTATCCGCCCTCAGGCGAAAACGGCGATGGCTCGACGGGTCGTCCGTGGCGTTGGCCGTTCAGCGCTTCCTATCAGTTCCACCAGTCGCACTTCGGACCCTCACGTCAGGAACGCCGACTGCGTCCGGATGGTCAATCGGCGTTAACCGCCTTTCCGTTTCCCGATCCGAACGGCAGCGGAAATACCTGGAAGTACGACGGCGAACCTTCGATTAAGGGTGTCTTTGGCTACAACAAAACCGGCGACATCCGTTTCCCTTCGCAGAAAACGATGATGTCGGATGAATATGGCCGCCACTTCGGACGCAAGACGACGTACTTCGCCGCACCGGAGTCGCGACAGCCTCTCGCCTTCTACGATGGCTCGGTCCGTATCTATCAAACGAGCGACACCAATCCGGGGTGGGACCAAAGCTCTTCAAGCCGGCGTGGCGGCAGCGCCAACGCGATGGGCCTGCGGCTTGAATACACAGTCACCCAATCCGATTGGGACCCGCAGATGTCGACCTATACCGACACCGACTCGAGTGGGCATCGCAAATACAAGGTTGCCGCAGGCTGGTTCAAGTACACCCGTGGCGGTCTGTTTGGCTGGGATACGCCGCGCGGTGTTGCTTCGGGCGGCGCCCAAAACGGCAAGCAGGCTGTTCTCCAGAATCCGGGCCCCAGCCAGAAGATGACCAACGTCTGGGAAAACGAGTTGGATACCTCTGTCGGCAAGTGGTAA
- a CDS encoding prepilin-type N-terminal cleavage/methylation domain-containing protein gives MRTRRCARGFTLIELLVVIAIIALLIGILLPALGLARRQGKLVKCTANERTYAIATGSYAAEKKDRLPAMDWRSSDPYPVDLPGWEKFKSLYFPSDLVAASFQVVSIIRHKTGLSDEFAPVPENWIPFILYTHVPLTDYIGGVMPSPVAACPEDAWRIAIQRQWDQPRLTGLPYPENGGDNTLSTWRWPFSTSYNIHQAHWGPSRAERRFNPTASVPGNFLTAIWYPTTNGGGSFYTKEGSADSAMPGQFGFNRLTDVRFPSQKVIMSDEFGRHFGKKTTFFAAPESVQPLAFYDGSVRVYQTGETNPGWDPSNTSTRGGSTRSMQLRLQYTKQQQAYDPDISTFTGVNAEGLKQYKVAAGWFRYTRGGLLGWDVPRGVGAGGRRATIIKPGPEQSLSAIAESELDTTTGTW, from the coding sequence ATGCGAACGCGCCGGTGCGCCCGCGGCTTTACGCTCATCGAATTGCTTGTCGTCATCGCGATCATCGCGCTGCTCATCGGCATCCTGCTTCCCGCGCTCGGGCTCGCGCGTCGCCAGGGCAAACTCGTCAAGTGCACCGCCAACGAGCGCACCTACGCCATCGCCACCGGTTCCTACGCCGCCGAAAAAAAGGATCGCCTCCCCGCGATGGATTGGCGCAGTTCCGATCCGTATCCGGTCGATCTTCCCGGCTGGGAAAAGTTCAAGAGCCTGTATTTTCCGAGCGATCTCGTCGCCGCGTCTTTTCAGGTCGTCAGCATCATCCGGCACAAGACGGGCCTTTCGGATGAATTCGCGCCCGTGCCGGAAAACTGGATCCCGTTCATTCTCTACACGCACGTCCCGCTCACCGACTACATCGGGGGCGTCATGCCCTCGCCTGTTGCCGCGTGCCCCGAAGACGCGTGGCGCATCGCGATCCAGCGTCAGTGGGATCAGCCTCGCCTGACAGGTCTGCCTTATCCGGAAAACGGCGGCGACAACACGCTCTCAACCTGGCGCTGGCCCTTCAGCACCTCGTACAACATCCACCAGGCGCACTGGGGCCCCTCGCGCGCCGAGCGCCGCTTCAACCCGACCGCTTCCGTCCCCGGGAATTTCCTCACCGCGATCTGGTATCCCACAACCAACGGCGGCGGCAGTTTCTACACCAAAGAGGGCAGCGCCGATTCCGCCATGCCCGGCCAGTTCGGCTTCAACCGCCTGACCGACGTGCGCTTCCCCAGTCAGAAAGTGATCATGTCCGACGAGTTCGGTCGTCACTTCGGCAAGAAGACGACCTTTTTCGCCGCGCCCGAATCCGTTCAGCCCCTCGCGTTCTACGACGGCTCGGTGCGCGTCTACCAGACCGGCGAGACCAATCCCGGGTGGGATCCTTCGAACACCAGCACCCGTGGCGGCAGCACGCGATCGATGCAGCTTCGCCTGCAATACACCAAGCAGCAGCAGGCATACGACCCCGACATCAGCACTTTCACCGGCGTGAACGCTGAGGGATTGAAGCAATACAAAGTCGCCGCGGGCTGGTTCCGCTACACGAGGGGCGGGCTGCTCGGTTGGGATGTGCCGCGAGGCGTCGGTGCGGGCGGGAGGCGCGCGACGATCATCAAGCCGGGGCCTGAGCAAAGCCTTTCGGCGATCGCTGAAAGCGAGCTGGACACCACGACCGGCACTTGGTAG